The genomic DNA CCGCCGGGCAAACCAAACGCCCTCCTTGGCCATCGCATGGTCGATAAAGCGTTTGATCGCCATAAGCCGCCCCGGACGGCCCGCAAGGCGGCAATGCAGGCCGATGTTCATCATCTTGGCCGAGCCCGCCGAGCCCTCGGCATAGAGCACGTCGAAGGTATCCTTGAGGTAGTTCAAAAACTCCTGCCCATCACCAAAACCCGATGCGGTGGTGAAGCGCATGTCATTGGCCTCCAGCGTGTAAGGAATGATCAGCTGATCCTTGCCGGAAATATGCACCCAATAGGGCAGATCGTCAGCGTAACTGTCTGACAAATAGGCAAAACCGCCCATCTCCGTGGCGATCTGCACGGTATTCTCCGAGCAGCGCCCCACGTACAGTCCACGAGGCCGCGCGCCCACCACCTCGCGGTGCAGGGCAATCGCCTTTTCCAGATGCTCGCGCTCTTCGGCTTCGTAGAAGTCTCTGTAATCAATCCATTTATAGCCGTGGCTCGCAATCTCCCACCGCGCCTCGCGCATCGCCGCAACCTGATCGGGCGAGCGGGCCAGCGCGGTGGCCACGCCATAAACGGTCAGCGGAATCTTCATCGCGGTGAACAGCCGATGCAGCCGCCAAAACCCCGCGCGGGCCCCGTATTCATACATCGATTCGATGTTCCAGTGCCGCTGGTTGGGCCATGGCTCCGCGCCGATCACATCGCTCAAGAACGCTTCCGATGCCTCATCGCCATGCAAGATATTGTTCTCGCCGCCTTCCTCGTAATTCAGCACGAACTGCACCGCGATCTTTGCGCCATTCGGCCATGCTGCATTAGGCGGGCGGGGGCCGTAGCCTCGCATATCCCGGTCGTAACGGTCCATCTGGCGTCTCCAATCCTCAAGTGGCCCAATCGCACGGCCTGTCCGCCCAAGTTTTTACCCCCGCCGGGCGAATGGCAAGCGCCTGCCGTCACGCCATGTGTGTCAGGCATTGAGAATTGCGTGGCATGGCATAAGCTTGGGCGAAACAAGGGGGCCGCGCATGTTGGACGAGACCGAAAAGAAACCGCTGGTAGATGTCAGCCACCTCAGGGTGGAATTTGATACCAACGACGGGCTCGTTGTGGGCGTTGAAGACGTGTCGTTTCAAATCGACCCGGGCGAAACCCTTTGCGTTGTGGGTGAGAGTGGCTCGGGCAAGTCGATCTCCTCGCTCTCGCTCATGCGGCTGGTCGAGTTCGGCGGCGGGCGCATTGCGAATGGCACGCTGAACTTCCGGCGCGAAGACGGCGAAGCGATCGACGTATCCAAGGCCGAAAACAAGCTGATGCGCGATATTCGCGGCAACGAGATCGCGATGATCTTTCAGGAGCCGATGAGCGCGCTGAACCCGGTGTTCACCATCGAGCGTCAGCTCACCGAGGGGCTGCGCGTCCACAAGAAAATGAGCAAGTCAGCCGCTGCCGCCGAGGCGCTGGAGCTGCTCCGGCGCGTGCGCATCCCCGAGCCCGAGCGGCGGCTCAAGCAGTATCCTCACGAGCTTTCCGGCGGCATGCGCCAACGCGTCGTGATCGCCATGGCCCTCGCCTGCGAGCCGCGCCTGCTCATCGCCGACGAGCCCACCACCGCGCTGGACGTGACGATTCAGGCCGAGATCCTCGCCCTGATCGACCGCCTCAAACGCGAAACCGGCGCCGCCGTGCTGTTCATCACCCACGATATGGCAGTGGTAGCGCAGGTGGCTGATCGCGTGGTTGTCATGCTCAAGGGCAACAAGGTTGAGGAAGGCCCCGTTGAGCAAATCTTCGAGGCCCCCCAGCACCCCTACACCCAGGCACTCCTTTCCGCTGTGCCCAAGCTGGGCGAGATGGAAGGCAAGGCCGAACCCGAGCCGCTCAAAATCCTCGGGCGCGAGATCGAGGCCCACCCGGTGGTTCCGGCGGCAGATCGCAAGGTGCTGCTGGAGGTGAAAAACCTCACCACCCGCTTCCCGGTCAAGGGCGGGCTACTGCGGCGCACGCAGGCCTACGTTCATGCCGTTGAGGATGTATCCTTTGAGCTGAAAACATCCGAAACCCTTTCGCTGGTTGGCGAATCCGGTTGCGGCAAGTCATCCTGCGGCCGCTCGATCCTGCGGCTGGTCGAGCCGCAGTCGGGCGAGGTGCGCCTTGGCGGCAAGGACGTCATCGCCATGAGCCAGCGCGAGCTGCGGCGGGCGCGTGCCGACATGCAGATGGTGTTTCAGGATCCCTTTGCATCGCTCAATCCGCAGATGCGCTTGATGGATCAGGTCGCCGAGCCGATCCTCAACTACGGGCTGGCCAAGGGCTCCGAGGTGCAAGACCGCGTTACAGCGCTCTTCGACAGGGTGGAACTGCCCCGCAGCTTCCTGCGCCGCTTCCCGCATGAAATGTCAGGCGGCCAGCGCCAGCGCGTCGCCATCGCCCGCGCCCTCGCGCTCAACCCCAAGCTCATCATCGCAGATGAGGCGGTCTCGGCGCTCGACGTGTCGATACAGGCCCAAGTGCTCAACCTGCTGATCGAGCTGCAGGCCGAGCTTGGCATCTCGCTGCTGTTCATCAGCCACGATATGGCCGTTGTGGAGCGGGTGAGCCATCAGGTCGGCGTCATGTACCTGGGCCGGATCGTCGAGATCGGCCCCCGCGCCGCCATCTTCGAAAACCCGCAACACCCCTACACCCGCGACCTGATGAAGGCCGTGCCCGTGGCCGACCCACGCCAGCGCAAGAGCGAGCACGAGCTAA from Oceanicola sp. D3 includes the following:
- the puuE gene encoding allantoinase PuuE, encoding MDRYDRDMRGYGPRPPNAAWPNGAKIAVQFVLNYEEGGENNILHGDEASEAFLSDVIGAEPWPNQRHWNIESMYEYGARAGFWRLHRLFTAMKIPLTVYGVATALARSPDQVAAMREARWEIASHGYKWIDYRDFYEAEEREHLEKAIALHREVVGARPRGLYVGRCSENTVQIATEMGGFAYLSDSYADDLPYWVHISGKDQLIIPYTLEANDMRFTTASGFGDGQEFLNYLKDTFDVLYAEGSAGSAKMMNIGLHCRLAGRPGRLMAIKRFIDHAMAKEGVWFARRIDIARHWTMTHPPKRMSARPSQMDLTTFTNRFGEVFEHSAWVAERAHKLELGPAHDTPEGIHNAMARVFRRASEDERLNVLRAHPDLGDAITRADRLTEHSNAEQQGAGLTALTDEERRELMDLNERYMAKNGFPFIIAVKDHDKAGIIRKFHERMNNTKGEEMAEACYQVERIALHRLYAMDWS
- a CDS encoding ABC transporter ATP-binding protein, translated to MLDETEKKPLVDVSHLRVEFDTNDGLVVGVEDVSFQIDPGETLCVVGESGSGKSISSLSLMRLVEFGGGRIANGTLNFRREDGEAIDVSKAENKLMRDIRGNEIAMIFQEPMSALNPVFTIERQLTEGLRVHKKMSKSAAAAEALELLRRVRIPEPERRLKQYPHELSGGMRQRVVIAMALACEPRLLIADEPTTALDVTIQAEILALIDRLKRETGAAVLFITHDMAVVAQVADRVVVMLKGNKVEEGPVEQIFEAPQHPYTQALLSAVPKLGEMEGKAEPEPLKILGREIEAHPVVPAADRKVLLEVKNLTTRFPVKGGLLRRTQAYVHAVEDVSFELKTSETLSLVGESGCGKSSCGRSILRLVEPQSGEVRLGGKDVIAMSQRELRRARADMQMVFQDPFASLNPQMRLMDQVAEPILNYGLAKGSEVQDRVTALFDRVELPRSFLRRFPHEMSGGQRQRVAIARALALNPKLIIADEAVSALDVSIQAQVLNLLIELQAELGISLLFISHDMAVVERVSHQVGVMYLGRIVEIGPRAAIFENPQHPYTRDLMKAVPVADPRQRKSEHELNFKPIPSPVFPVGHEPAPSVYDEVAPGHYVLKPLD